A stretch of DNA from Vibrio gallaecicus:
CAAAGTGGGCATGCTGCATTGCTGTTTGCTTTGATCATTCCAGGGGTATGGGGCTTATTTACATTAGCGATTGATGGTTCCCGCGCATTACAAAATAAAGCTCGTTTAGGAGATGCAGCAGAAGTATCAGCTTTGGCTCTTGCAGCTAGAAATAGTGAAAATGAACAAGAAAACAGAGCTCTTGCTACTTTGTATATTGATGCTTACTTAGAAGATAAAGAAAGCATTCAATCAATTAATATTGTTAGAACAGAATGTAAAGCGAGTTCTCAGACGGACTGTGACGGTGGAACTCGTTATAACGAATATGCCATTGATATTGTGACAACACATAATTCTTGGTTACCGACAAACGGTGACTTGGTAGGATTTGGTGAAACTTATGATGTGAGCCATGACAGTATTGCACGTAAGTACCAAGGGGATAGCATAGACATTTCTTTTGTTGTCGATTATTCGGGTTCCATGAATGAGAATTGGAAAGGGAAAAAGAAATATAAAGCGGTACGAGAGATTGTTAATTCAGTATTAGATGAACTCGATAAATACCAAGACACAGCTTTAACGTTGAATCGTGTTTCTATCATTCCTTACTCTGAATATACCGACAAACTAGGGTCCGATGGCATTACTGAATGCAGAGATAGTCAGTTGTTACAGCAGTGCAGAAGCCAATGCTACAGCACTTATAGTCAGTGTTACTCCAGCTGTAATAGCTGGGATTGGAATTGTAGGAATAGATGCACTTCGACATATTACGATTGCGAAGACGATTGTTATGACCAATATGATAACCGTGGAACGATTGAATTTATTGATGAATTACATTATGCCAATACTAATAGCAACACGGTTGATCCGACTGTAACTGTTAATAATATTTGGAATAATCAAGCTGATAATAGAGACATGGTTTGTAATTTTGATAAGTACGACAATGATTCTTATCCATTTTTTAACTTGAGTTTCACCGATAACTTTACCTCTATAAAAAACAGCATGAAGAACTTTAGACCGGATGGTTGGACAGGTTCCTATCAGGGAATCATCAAGTCTGCTCAGTTTTTCGGTGACTTGACGGATCCAAATCCTAGGCAATTAATGGTCATACTCTCTGATGGGCTAGACAAAGTGGGGAATGGAACATTTAGATACGGGACCCCAACTGCAAGCTTGGTCAATGCTGGTATGTGTACTGAGATAAAAGCTGAGCTAAACAGTAGACAAACTAATTCAAACCGACCCGTTAACTTCCAAATGGCGTTTGTTGGTTTTGACTATACCGTTAGTGATAATCAAGCTTTAGCGAATTGCGTTGGTATCGAAAATGTTTATGACGCAGCAGATCCAGATGAATTACTCGATATCATTCTTAATTTAATTTCAGAAGAAATAGGGCACTTAAAGTAGGAAATATGAAAATGAAACGAACTCTTATCCTAATCACAGCTTTGGGTCTGGCAAATACAGCATTTGCTTCGACTTCTTCTGAACTTTTTAATTATTACTGCGCGAAGCCGTCACTGGATAAAGCGGTGAGTGTTGAAGCCGGTGAGGTGGTTACCGTTATCCCAAAAGCGGGAAGCATGAACCTAGTCGTGACCTATGAAAATGATGCTAACATTGAGCTTTCAGAGTTGATTGCTAATCAATTTAAAGTCGATAAAGATTGCTCTGAATTTCTTATCGCAAATGGACACCTTCAAAACGCCTCACAAGGGGATGTGCTAGCAAGGGTGTACTTTGATTTTGATAGTTCTACGTTGTCTAAACAATCAAAATACATACTAGATAAAATCATTCGAATTGCGCAGCACACGGATAATGACTTTTTACTTGAAGGTCACACTGATGCAAGAGGAAGTGAAAATTATAATTTCACACTTGGTCTAAAGCGAGCACAAGCGGTTGGGACACTTTTAGATGAAAATGAAGTTAATACTTTGGCTTCTTCTCAAGGGGAAAGCAGCCCTGTAGCGAATAATACGACTCAGGCGGGCCAAGCTAAAAATAGACGAGTTGAGATTATTCTAAACTAAGTGAATTATTATAGTAGAGAGAAAAATGACTGAATACTAAGATCATTTTCTCTCTGTTAGTTCATCGAAAGTTACTTAAAAATAGAAAGTTACTTAAACAAAAACTCCTGCTGGCTTTCAACCCACTGCGGATATTGCTTCATTATTCTTGTATATAAAGCACTTTCATAATGGTTCTTCAACCAACGACCAACACCTGAATATTGAGACTGAACAAACCACTTCTTTTCAACTCTTGAAAACTGACTGACAAAAGGCATTAATGCGTAGTCAGCAAGGCAAGGCATCTCACCAAATAAATAGGCGTACTTTTTCAAGCGTTTTTCTAAGTCGGTGATGAGTTCTTCACATAGGTTTCTACGTTGCTCTAGGTCATCATTATGGTATCTAGCGGATGCTCTATATTGTTCTAGAAGTGGAATGAAATGCGTATCGCTTTGACTGACTAATTCTATAATTTCGCTTGCTATTAAAGGCTCATCCAAACGAAGTAAATTGTGCGGATCACTATTGGATAAAGCCCATAACATAATATCTAGGCTTTGCTCTATCACTTCTCCATTATCTAGAACGATCACAGGCACAGTGCCCTTTGGTGAGGCTTCTAATAACTCCTTGGGCTTATTGCGAGTAACAATATCTCTTAGCATTACGGATTGCTCTGCTAGCAGTAATCCCATTCTTGCCCGCATCGCGTATGGGCAACGGCGTAATGAGTATAAAGTGGGTAGCGACATCATTCCCTCTAGCGGTTTGGTTTATTAAAGTAAGTGGTAAAACAGATCTGCGTTTTAGCATATCTAATTACGGATAAAATTATTCACTATATATTTAATTTCAAAGCCTATTTGCTAAATAATTAATGTGATTCAAGTCAATAAAAGCTAGATCTGTGGTAATGAATAGGTGATGTCGTTAGAATACGCGCTCAAAAAAATTATAAGTTAAGCAAGTGAGCGGTTTCAAATGAGCAGAAAAATTGAGTTATTAGCCCCTGGTGGCGATGTAGAAGCAATTAAAGCGGCCATCGTTGCGGGAGCAAACGCGGTTTATTGTGGTTTAGACACCTTCAACGCTCGTAACCGAGCATCCAACTTATCATTAGATGAATTGAACGGTGTAATTCGCCTTGCTCATGAATATGGTTGTGAAGTGTTTTTGACTCTGAATGTTGTACTTTTAGAGCATGAAATTAAGAGCATCAGCAAGTTGTTAAACCAACTGGTGAATACCAAACTGGACGGCATTATTGTTCAAGACTTGGGTTTATTTGATCTAGTTAAGAAGCACTTTCCATCACTAGATGTCCACGCTTCTACTCAGCTTACAACACACAATGAAGGTCAGATTAAGTTCTTGTCTAAAATTGGCGCTACTCGCGTTAACCTTTCTCGTGAGCTGAACCTACCTGAAATCAAAATGCTGACAGAAGTCGCACATGATCATGATGTACTAACGGAAGTGTTTGTACATGGTGCTTTGTGCATTGCTTTCTCGGGGCAGTGTTACTCAAGCTCTGTAAGTGTGGGTAATTCAGGAAACCGTGGTCGTTGTAGCCAAGCATGTCGCGATGAATATGAAATCACGAATGCTGGTAATAAGTTCCCGCTTAACTTAAAAGATAACTCTGCTTATTACGACTTACCGGAATTGGTTGACGCAAAAGTAGATTCTTTGAAAGTTGAAGGACGTATTAAAGGCGCGCACTACGTTTACACCGTGGTTGATACATGGCGTAAACAGATTGATAGCTTCGTTGAAAGCGGCCTATTGATCGAAGATGATTCGAACCTACATAAAGTATTCAACCGAGATTTCACAAACTCTTTCCTTAAGGGCAACTTAACGAAAGATATGTTCATTGATAACCCTCGTGACAACAGCGTCAATTATGCAGTTGATAAAGCTGCATCAGAAACTGATTCTATTTCAGTGGTTCAAATCCAAGAAGTGACTGACAACTTATACAGTTCTAAGAACGAGCTTGGCGAAGAGATGCGTGAAAAAATTCAATATTTGGATATTCGCAAAACTTCACTAACGTTAGCCTTTACTGCAAAGCTTGGCCAGCCTTTTAAAGTGTCTGTTATTTCAGATAAAGAAACGTTTGAAGTGACATCGCCATCTATTCTTTCAGCTGCCGGTGAGAAAGCCATTACTACTGAGCTTTTAGAGAAACGCTTTAAGTCTGTGAAAAGTGCTATTCATAGCTTAGACAACTATGACTTTGAGCAGTTAGATGCGGGCTTAGCGATTCCACTAAAAGAAGTGACTGCGTTGAAAGAAGAAATTGATTTCATCTTAAATGGCTCAGTTAAAGTGATTAAGCACGTTGAAGTTCCAGCTTTGCCTAAATACCCTAAAGTAAATGACACTCCAACGTTATCAATGCTTATTGCGGATGTTGAAGATTTACATTTATGTGATGTGACTGAAGCCGATATTTACTTCAAATTGCCAGAAAGCTTTAAGAAACGTTGTAATAAATACATCGATATCCTTGCTGAAAATCCTCGTTTGATTCCTTGGTTCCCAGCGGTATTGATCGGTAAAGATTACGATGAAGCGGTTCGTATTTTAGAAGAAATTAAACCGGCACGCATCGTCACGAACAACACTGGTATTGCTTATAAAGCTTACGAGATGGGAATTGAGTGGGTCGCAGGACCATTCATGAATACGACCAATTCACATGCATTAGTGACGCTGAAAGAAGAGCTTAACTGTGCGGGTGCATTTATCTCAAATGAGATCAATAAAGGTCAAATTCGCCACATTAGCCGCCCAGAAAACTTCAAACTGTTTTACAGCATCTATCACCCAATCTTGATGATGACGAGCCGACAGTGTTTCTTCCAAAGAACGGTAGGTTGTAATAAACCAAGTATCGAAGCTGGCTGTATGCTGAAATGTGAGAAAGCAACGACTATCACAAACGTGAAAGGCATTTCATTTGCGGTTGATAAGCAGAAAGGTGGTTACCCAAGTATTTATAACCATGAGCAGTTCTTGAATCATGACGCCGTGTCAGACTTCTCAGGTTTATTCGATGAGTTCTTTATTGACCTGACTAACATTGGTGCAGGCTCAAAAGAAGTACAAGATAAAGTCGAGTTAATTAAGCATTTCGAAGGCTTAATTAATGGTGTTGAAGGTTCAGAGCAGAGCTTAGAAAGCATGGTTGAAGTTCGCACTAATGCTCAGTATGTACAAGGGTTGTAATGTCTTAAGGTTGAGTTTAGCTCGATATTAGAAAGCCACATACAAGTTGAATACTTATATAATTAAAGCACTGGATGTCCCCATTCAGTGCTTTTTTATGTTTTTGAAAGCCAGCCATTTTAAAACTATTCAAATATTGAGCTCAACGATTCACTTGTCTACTCAGCTTTCTTTTATTGAGTCACTAACCCGTTCATTTCTTGAATGGCACTGTGCAAGCGAATCGACAATAACGCTTTCTGGTTTGATGCAAAGTCAAACATCACGATAGTTGCATTCCCAACTGTGGTTACCTTTTGCTGTTTACTGCTGACAATGGTGTATTCCATTGTAAATCGATCATCCTGAACATCGGTGATTTTTGATCCAATCAACAAAGTATCAGGATAGGTGACAGGTCGAAAATATTTACAGTAGGTATCCCCCAGAACAGGACCAATTTTGGTCACTGCCATTTCTTCCATTAGCTCGACGTGTTTAAAGAAGTCCAAGCGTGCTGTTTCGAAATACCGAAAATAAACGGCATTGTTGACGTGATTCAGAGCGTCCATTTCACCCCAAGCGACAGGGATTTCAGTAATCACAGGGTAGTCAGCTAACAGTGTATTCATAAAGATCCTTCTTAATTATTCGTTTATCCACTTTTGGGATAAATCCTCTCTGGAATAAAAACTCTACATCCTAGTTAACAAACGTGCAACATTCGTAAGTTGGATTTATGAACTTACGAGAAATATGTTTTCACATTCAACCGACATCTAAATGAATTTTAAAAAGACAAGTAACTAATGAAATAGATCTCTGTTTTTCATTGAGCTGGTGGGCTTACTGGCTATAAAAGTGCATTGGTATATATAGGTGGAGCGGTTCGGATTTTGAGTGTTAATCTAAATGAATGTTATTTGTATTTAATGTATTGCAA
This window harbors:
- a CDS encoding TadE/TadG family type IV pilus assembly protein yields the protein MLPSLRKQSGHAALLFALIIPGVWGLFTLAIDGSRALQNKARLGDAAEVSALALAARNSENEQENRALATLYIDAYLEDKESIQSINIVRTECKASSQTDCDGGTRYNEYAIDIVTTHNSWLPTNGDLVGFGETYDVSHDSIARKYQGDSIDISFVVDYSGSMNENWKGKKKYKAVREIVNSVLDELDKYQDTALTLNRVSIIPYSEYTDKLGSDGITECRDSQLLQQCRSQCYSTYSQCYSSCNSWDWNCRNRCTSTYYDCEDDCYDQYDNRGTIEFIDELHYANTNSNTVDPTVTVNNIWNNQADNRDMVCNFDKYDNDSYPFFNLSFTDNFTSIKNSMKNFRPDGWTGSYQGIIKSAQFFGDLTDPNPRQLMVILSDGLDKVGNGTFRYGTPTASLVNAGMCTEIKAELNSRQTNSNRPVNFQMAFVGFDYTVSDNQALANCVGIENVYDAADPDELLDIILNLISEEIGHLK
- a CDS encoding OmpA family protein, which gives rise to MKRTLILITALGLANTAFASTSSELFNYYCAKPSLDKAVSVEAGEVVTVIPKAGSMNLVVTYENDANIELSELIANQFKVDKDCSEFLIANGHLQNASQGDVLARVYFDFDSSTLSKQSKYILDKIIRIAQHTDNDFLLEGHTDARGSENYNFTLGLKRAQAVGTLLDENEVNTLASSQGESSPVANNTTQAGQAKNRRVEIILN
- a CDS encoding glutathione S-transferase, with product MSLPTLYSLRRCPYAMRARMGLLLAEQSVMLRDIVTRNKPKELLEASPKGTVPVIVLDNGEVIEQSLDIMLWALSNSDPHNLLRLDEPLIASEIIELVSQSDTHFIPLLEQYRASARYHNDDLEQRRNLCEELITDLEKRLKKYAYLFGEMPCLADYALMPFVSQFSRVEKKWFVQSQYSGVGRWLKNHYESALYTRIMKQYPQWVESQQEFLFK
- a CDS encoding peptidase U32 family protein → MSRKIELLAPGGDVEAIKAAIVAGANAVYCGLDTFNARNRASNLSLDELNGVIRLAHEYGCEVFLTLNVVLLEHEIKSISKLLNQLVNTKLDGIIVQDLGLFDLVKKHFPSLDVHASTQLTTHNEGQIKFLSKIGATRVNLSRELNLPEIKMLTEVAHDHDVLTEVFVHGALCIAFSGQCYSSSVSVGNSGNRGRCSQACRDEYEITNAGNKFPLNLKDNSAYYDLPELVDAKVDSLKVEGRIKGAHYVYTVVDTWRKQIDSFVESGLLIEDDSNLHKVFNRDFTNSFLKGNLTKDMFIDNPRDNSVNYAVDKAASETDSISVVQIQEVTDNLYSSKNELGEEMREKIQYLDIRKTSLTLAFTAKLGQPFKVSVISDKETFEVTSPSILSAAGEKAITTELLEKRFKSVKSAIHSLDNYDFEQLDAGLAIPLKEVTALKEEIDFILNGSVKVIKHVEVPALPKYPKVNDTPTLSMLIADVEDLHLCDVTEADIYFKLPESFKKRCNKYIDILAENPRLIPWFPAVLIGKDYDEAVRILEEIKPARIVTNNTGIAYKAYEMGIEWVAGPFMNTTNSHALVTLKEELNCAGAFISNEINKGQIRHISRPENFKLFYSIYHPILMMTSRQCFFQRTVGCNKPSIEAGCMLKCEKATTITNVKGISFAVDKQKGGYPSIYNHEQFLNHDAVSDFSGLFDEFFIDLTNIGAGSKEVQDKVELIKHFEGLINGVEGSEQSLESMVEVRTNAQYVQGL
- a CDS encoding acyl-CoA thioesterase, giving the protein MNTLLADYPVITEIPVAWGEMDALNHVNNAVYFRYFETARLDFFKHVELMEEMAVTKIGPVLGDTYCKYFRPVTYPDTLLIGSKITDVQDDRFTMEYTIVSSKQQKVTTVGNATIVMFDFASNQKALLSIRLHSAIQEMNGLVTQ